The Patescibacteria group bacterium region TTTCCTTAATAAATGAGCTTTACCGAGCGACGATTGAACGGGCAGATTCTTCTAGCTTGGCCATTTTTATCGGCCGTTTAGCCGCTTATGCCGATGAGCATTTTGCGACGGAAGAGAAGTATTTCGACCTCTTCAACTTTTCCGGAGCTGATGAGCATAAAGCGGAACACGCTAAACTAAGAGAAAGGGTCAGGGAATTTTCCCAAATAACCGAGTTGGATTCCCAAGCTTCATTTAAGATTATCGATTTCCTCGAGTCCTGGCTGCTAGATCATTTAGTGGCGATGGACCGGAAGTATGTCACCTGCTTTCATGAACATGGTTTGAGTTAAGATTGATTTAAAAAAAGGCCTCGGGTTACGAGGCTTTTTTCTTATTCCGGATTCTTAAGGTAAGTTTTCAGGTCTTTGATTATCTCTTCGAGACGATAATTTGACTTCGTGTAGTATTTACTCGCCCCTAGATTCAGATAGGTCTTAACCTTGTCTGGGCTAGCGGTATTAGAGACCACGAAAATCGGGATTTTCTTGAATTCTGGCTGGTTTTTTACTTTAGCCACTAAATCTAAACCGTTTTCTTGGCCTAAAAGATAGTGGTCAAGCCAGATAGCTCTGACATCTTTTAGATCTAAGAGTAGGGAATAGGCCTGCTCGACGGTTCGGGCACTGACGACTGAAAAGCCCGTCTGTTCTAATTTAATCCTGATTGCTTCCAGGAGCGCCTGCTCATCCTCGACGACCAGGATATTTATCTTATTGTTCATATTTTTATTTTAACTATATTAATCAATGGTTTTAGTGCCAGTTTTTTTAATCATCCCCTTAAGAGGCAGGGAAACGAAGAAAGTAGTTCCCTTATCTTCTTCAGACTCAAAGCGGACATTACCCTGAGAGCCTTCTATTATCGACTTAACGATGTATAAGCCTAAACCGGTGCCCTCCGTGTCTTTTTCTTTGACATTATCCGCTCTAAAGAGCTTATCGAATATTTTTGCTTGTTGCTCTTTAGGGATGCCATAACCGTTGTCCTGGACACTGATCATTAGGTTTTGACCCTCTGGATATATTTTAATCTTGATTAAGCCTTTATCCGGGGTGTACTTAGCCGCGTTAGATAGTAGGTTTTGGAACACTATTCTAATCAGTTTAGGATCAGCGGGGATTAGGCCTAACTTAGAGTCGCTAGTAAACTCTATCTTCAACTTCTTGTTGCTAATCATC contains the following coding sequences:
- a CDS encoding bacteriohemerythrin: MKDFFKWKDEYLLQIAEIDKQHQYFVSLINELYRATIERADSSSLAIFIGRLAAYADEHFATEEKYFDLFNFSGADEHKAEHAKLRERVREFSQITELDSQASFKIIDFLESWLLDHLVAMDRKYVTCFHEHGLS
- a CDS encoding response regulator; the encoded protein is MNNKINILVVEDEQALLEAIRIKLEQTGFSVVSARTVEQAYSLLLDLKDVRAIWLDHYLLGQENGLDLVAKVKNQPEFKKIPIFVVSNTASPDKVKTYLNLGASKYYTKSNYRLEEIIKDLKTYLKNPE